Genomic segment of Deltaproteobacteria bacterium:
GCATCGTTACATTATAATAAGATATATAGGGGTTCCCCGAGCTATCAAGCGCAAGTGATGTATACTCGCCAACATCCTGGCTATTATCAACCACACTGGCAGCACTAAAAAGTTTTTTCGTTTGTTGTAAACCTGACAGGTCTTTCCCGCATCCTGCGGTAAAGAGTATTATTATTATAAAGAAAGCCAGCCTTTTCATCATTACCTCTTTATTATCTTGAACTCCACACGCCTATTCTCTGCCCTGCCGATCGGTGTTTTATTAGAAGCTATAGGTGATGCCTCGCCAAACCCTTTTGCAGTTAGACTGTCTGGAGATACGCCTCTACCTATAATATACTTCATAACAGACTCTGCTCTTGACTTGGATAAGGCTAAATTATATTCGGGTGAACCGATGTTATCGGTATAGCCCCCGATCCTAACACGGATAGACGGATTATCCTTTATGAGCGTTGCAACATCATTAAGCACAACATAAGAATCTTTCATAATCACAGAGCTATTCAACTTAAAATGTATTGCCTGTGTGATGATTATCCTTTTCCCAAACTTTTCGATATAAGCATATTTTAGCTTCTTCCTAATCAAGGGGGCGGGTGTTGGTGCTTCCGGTTTGATTGCAGGATGCACAACGCTCGTTACAGGCATCGGTTTGGGAGCCTGTTCTCTGATAATTACGGGCTTACATGGTAAAATCTTATAACCTAATTCAATGTATGAACTCCATGGGACAGCGGTATAGGCGGTCGTTGTTATGAAAGATGATTTGTTCATAAGTCCTATATCAAATGCAGCAAGCACATAAAGTCTGTTTGGGAACACAAGTTTTATGCCCGGTGTAACGTATACGGGATTCTGGAAAAAAGATGCATTGGAAAGCGATGGAAAGCTCGCTTTATAATATTCGTACGTGGATGACTGTTCTGTATAAAATTCTATAAAAGGGTGTAAAAGCTTTTTAAGCAAAACCGCTTCAACCGCGACATCTCCGATAAGTCTGTTATCACCTCTTATCCCAAGACCGTAAAGCCCGTCAATACTATACGTATAAGAAGTATCAAGCAGGTTTATAGAGTTATCAATGTAATATCCGAGATTTATATGGAAAAACAAGGGCGTGAATTTTGATAGGTCTGTAAGGTTAAATGACAACAGCAAAAGTCCCAAATAGCTTGTTGCACTCGTTTTAAAGCCAAAACCATTTACTTCCGAAAGAAATCTTGGCTGTATAAGTACGCCCGCACTGATTAGGTTTGAAAAGTCATAAGAATACTTGATATTAAGCCACAGATCTCCGTTGTCGTGATAAACATTTTTATCTAAGGCGAAAGTGCTTTGATAAAGGTTTAAACCAAGATCAAGTCCTTTAATAACAGAAGCGTAGCCAAGCGCGATGTGTGAATTTAATGTTTGGAATGTATTGGATGGACTTAACAGGTTGGATGTGTTTGCATAGCCAAGCCCGCCCAATTCGTAAAATCCAGGCAAAGAAACAAATGCATCGGTTGTATGTTCAAGCCCATACCCGCCGATCTCGTTACTGTATGCTTTGGTTGTAATAAGCAACAAGAAACCGATTGATACAATAAGTATTCTTTTCATTAAATTTAATCCCCGAAGATTTTTTATACTTTAGCCATCAAGCTTTGTCAATACTGCTTTTGCAAGTTCTAATGCTTCTGTAAGTGATTCTTCTCTTATGTTTTTTATTGTATCCTCAAAATTGTGCCAGTGCCCCGGTAATCCGGTTGAATCAAGCCTGATTATGCTTGTTGCCTGAATACCTTTTCTGCTAAACGGAGTCGCATCGGTATTACCGAATGGCAGTGTTGAAGGTTTATTATTTATGTGTGCATTGTTCCCTGCATCATTAACAAAGCTCACGAACGCTGTTGAGTGCTTACTATGTACTTCAAGCTCCCTTTTTATAATACGCAAAGTTCCATCCTCTCCGATCATATCGAAATTAAGCACATAAGTCGGGATAGATTTTAATTCCTCGATATGCTTTTTAACAAAGGCCTGCGAACCTTTTGTATTTGGTTCTTCCGAACCGAATGCAATACACATAACCTCTGTATTCTTGGGCTTATTGCTCTTGAGGTACTCTGCAAATCCAACCGCTACAGCAACGCCGGATAGATTGTCATTTGCACCTTCAACGGCATTATCCGTCACAAGTCCTTTCCGCATAATCTGTGTTGCAATAACACCTGCAAGA
This window contains:
- a CDS encoding OmpA family protein, coding for MKRILIVSIGFLLLITTKAYSNEIGGYGLEHTTDAFVSLPGFYELGGLGYANTSNLLSPSNTFQTLNSHIALGYASVIKGLDLGLNLYQSTFALDKNVYHDNGDLWLNIKYSYDFSNLISAGVLIQPRFLSEVNGFGFKTSATSYLGLLLLSFNLTDLSKFTPLFFHINLGYYIDNSINLLDTSYTYSIDGLYGLGIRGDNRLIGDVAVEAVLLKKLLHPFIEFYTEQSSTYEYYKASFPSLSNASFFQNPVYVTPGIKLVFPNRLYVLAAFDIGLMNKSSFITTTAYTAVPWSSYIELGYKILPCKPVIIREQAPKPMPVTSVVHPAIKPEAPTPAPLIRKKLKYAYIEKFGKRIIITQAIHFKLNSSVIMKDSYVVLNDVATLIKDNPSIRVRIGGYTDNIGSPEYNLALSKSRAESVMKYIIGRGVSPDSLTAKGFGEASPIASNKTPIGRAENRRVEFKIIKR
- a CDS encoding M28 family metallopeptidase, whose amino-acid sequence is MLNGYIENIVKSCGPRVPGSEEETKAVEITRNILSGTCDKVDIEAFNVAPKVLQRLTELTAYAFIAMFILFFLSPIFSLLIASTNLGIVVLSRWYDFDLVEKYMEKRTSHNLIGIIKPTDTTKRRFIVSGHIDSAFNMPLLSRRFVWLTPILEAFSTLAGVVMAFISVYAMSRGRWIFPYFPNKIWGGSVLIGLAGVIATQIMRKGLVTDNAVEGANDNLSGVAVAVGFAEYLKSNKPKNTEVMCIAFGSEEPNTKGSQAFVKKHIEELKSIPTYVLNFDMIGEDGTLRIIKRELEVHSKHSTAFVSFVNDAGNNAHINNKPSTLPFGNTDATPFSRKGIQATSIIRLDSTGLPGHWHNFEDTIKNIREESLTEALELAKAVLTKLDG